In Gambusia affinis linkage group LG08, SWU_Gaff_1.0, whole genome shotgun sequence, a single window of DNA contains:
- the chrm4b gene encoding muscarinic acetylcholine receptor M2 isoform X1: MPGLMVPVSAGSMDWLADPALNASTWHRPSVNASSQYLIRAYSTAELILVVMAAVSLSILTVVGNTLVILSIKVNRHLRTVNNYFLLSLAAADLFIGLLSMNVYTMYLLQGHWPLGAALCDTWLVLDRWVSNASVLNLLLICLDRYLCTTWPLSYPVRRTGSVAGLMIGGAWLLSFLLWAPAILSWQSVGGRRVIPDGLCYIDLPEGPAVILGITLLSFYLPALVMIGLYSRILAASCRRLTCIQEEQGTPKTGGPPVKGFTWKRRSSMASNLGSDLSLNQRGSPANSRKRLTGPFVFPVLQPLSRTSSCAEGDEDALSITDLHSSASAALSACPSFRSQERRRRRVMARERRLTNTILAILLAFIVTWTPYNVMSVIDAFHHIEIPHALWIAVYWLCYVNSTIKPCCYLLCNVTFRKTFCRLLSCRTRKRH; encoded by the exons ATGCCTGGGCTCATGGTGCCTGTGTCAGCAGGAAGCATGGATTGGTTGGCGGACCCCGCCCTCAACGCCTCCACTTGGCACCGCCCCTCTGTGAACGCCTCATCCCAGTACCTAATCAGAGCGTACAGCACTGCCGAGCTGATCCTGGTTGTCATGGCAGCCGTCTCCCTGAGCATTCTGACCGTTGTCGGCAACACACTGGTCATCCTGTCCATCAAGGTGAACCGCCATCTGCGGACCGTCaacaactacttcctgttgagCCTGGCGGCCGCTGACTTGTTCATCGGCCTGCTGTCCATGAACGTGTACACGATGTACCTACTGCAGGGCCACTGGCCGCTGGGGGCCGCGCTCTGCGACACCTGGCTAGTCCTGGACCGTTGGGTGAGCAACGCATCAGTGCTAAACCTGCTGCTAATCTGTTTGGACCGCTACCTGTGCACAACATGGCCGCTCAGCTACCCGGTGCGGCGGACGGGCAGCGTGGCGGGCCTGATGATCGGCGGCGCCTGGCTGCTGTCATTCCTGCTTTGGGCGCCCGCCATCTTGAGCTGGCAGAGCGTCGGCGGCCGGCGGGTCATCCCGGACGGACTGTGCTACATCGACCTCCCGGAGGGCCCGGCCGTCATTCTGGGCATCACGCTGTTGTCCTTCTACCTGCCGGCGCTCGTCATGATCGGGTTGTACAGCCGAATATTGGCCGCCAGCTGCCGCAGGCTGACTTGTATTCAGGAGGAGCAGGGGACGCCCAAGACGGGGGGCCCGCCGGTGAAAGGCTTCACCTGGAAACGACGCAGCTCGATGGCCAGCAACCTGGGCTCGGATCTGTCTCTGAACCAGCGGGGAAGTCCGGCGAACAGCCGTAAACGCCTG ACTGGACCGTTTGTCTTTCCTGTTCTG CAGCCGCTCTCCCGGACCTCCTCATGTGCAGAGGGAGACGAAGACGCCTTATCGATCACCGACCTCCACAGCTCGGCCTCCGCGGCGCTGTCCGCCTGCCCCAGCTTCCGGTCCCAGGAGCGGAGGAGGCGGCGGGTGATGGCGCGGGAGAGGAGGCTGACCAACACCATCCTCGCCATCTTGTTGGCCTTCATCGTCACCTGGACGCCCTACAACGTCATGTCGGTCATCGACGCCTTTCATCACATCGAAATCCCCCACGCTCTGTGGATTGCCGTCTACTGGCTGTGCTACGTCAACAGCACCATCAAGCCCTGCTGCTACTTGCTGTGCAACGTCACGTTCCGGAAGACCTTCTGCCGCCTGCTGAGCTGCCGCACCCGGAAGCGGCATTAA
- the chrm4b gene encoding muscarinic acetylcholine receptor M2 isoform X2, translating to MPGLMVPVSAGSMDWLADPALNASTWHRPSVNASSQYLIRAYSTAELILVVMAAVSLSILTVVGNTLVILSIKVNRHLRTVNNYFLLSLAAADLFIGLLSMNVYTMYLLQGHWPLGAALCDTWLVLDRWVSNASVLNLLLICLDRYLCTTWPLSYPVRRTGSVAGLMIGGAWLLSFLLWAPAILSWQSVGGRRVIPDGLCYIDLPEGPAVILGITLLSFYLPALVMIGLYSRILAASCRRLTCIQEEQGTPKTGGPPVKGFTWKRRSSMASNLGSDLSLNQRGSPANSRKRLTGPFVFPVLPLSRTSSCAEGDEDALSITDLHSSASAALSACPSFRSQERRRRRVMARERRLTNTILAILLAFIVTWTPYNVMSVIDAFHHIEIPHALWIAVYWLCYVNSTIKPCCYLLCNVTFRKTFCRLLSCRTRKRH from the exons ATGCCTGGGCTCATGGTGCCTGTGTCAGCAGGAAGCATGGATTGGTTGGCGGACCCCGCCCTCAACGCCTCCACTTGGCACCGCCCCTCTGTGAACGCCTCATCCCAGTACCTAATCAGAGCGTACAGCACTGCCGAGCTGATCCTGGTTGTCATGGCAGCCGTCTCCCTGAGCATTCTGACCGTTGTCGGCAACACACTGGTCATCCTGTCCATCAAGGTGAACCGCCATCTGCGGACCGTCaacaactacttcctgttgagCCTGGCGGCCGCTGACTTGTTCATCGGCCTGCTGTCCATGAACGTGTACACGATGTACCTACTGCAGGGCCACTGGCCGCTGGGGGCCGCGCTCTGCGACACCTGGCTAGTCCTGGACCGTTGGGTGAGCAACGCATCAGTGCTAAACCTGCTGCTAATCTGTTTGGACCGCTACCTGTGCACAACATGGCCGCTCAGCTACCCGGTGCGGCGGACGGGCAGCGTGGCGGGCCTGATGATCGGCGGCGCCTGGCTGCTGTCATTCCTGCTTTGGGCGCCCGCCATCTTGAGCTGGCAGAGCGTCGGCGGCCGGCGGGTCATCCCGGACGGACTGTGCTACATCGACCTCCCGGAGGGCCCGGCCGTCATTCTGGGCATCACGCTGTTGTCCTTCTACCTGCCGGCGCTCGTCATGATCGGGTTGTACAGCCGAATATTGGCCGCCAGCTGCCGCAGGCTGACTTGTATTCAGGAGGAGCAGGGGACGCCCAAGACGGGGGGCCCGCCGGTGAAAGGCTTCACCTGGAAACGACGCAGCTCGATGGCCAGCAACCTGGGCTCGGATCTGTCTCTGAACCAGCGGGGAAGTCCGGCGAACAGCCGTAAACGCCTG ACTGGACCGTTTGTCTTTCCTGTTCTG CCGCTCTCCCGGACCTCCTCATGTGCAGAGGGAGACGAAGACGCCTTATCGATCACCGACCTCCACAGCTCGGCCTCCGCGGCGCTGTCCGCCTGCCCCAGCTTCCGGTCCCAGGAGCGGAGGAGGCGGCGGGTGATGGCGCGGGAGAGGAGGCTGACCAACACCATCCTCGCCATCTTGTTGGCCTTCATCGTCACCTGGACGCCCTACAACGTCATGTCGGTCATCGACGCCTTTCATCACATCGAAATCCCCCACGCTCTGTGGATTGCCGTCTACTGGCTGTGCTACGTCAACAGCACCATCAAGCCCTGCTGCTACTTGCTGTGCAACGTCACGTTCCGGAAGACCTTCTGCCGCCTGCTGAGCTGCCGCACCCGGAAGCGGCATTAA
- the chrm4b gene encoding muscarinic acetylcholine receptor M2 isoform X5, with translation MDWLADPALNASTWHRPSVNASSQYLIRAYSTAELILVVMAAVSLSILTVVGNTLVILSIKVNRHLRTVNNYFLLSLAAADLFIGLLSMNVYTMYLLQGHWPLGAALCDTWLVLDRWVSNASVLNLLLICLDRYLCTTWPLSYPVRRTGSVAGLMIGGAWLLSFLLWAPAILSWQSVGGRRVIPDGLCYIDLPEGPAVILGITLLSFYLPALVMIGLYSRILAASCRRLTCIQEEQGTPKTGGPPVKGFTWKRRSSMASNLGSDLSLNQRGSPANSRKRLTGPFVFPVLQPLSRTSSCAEGDEDALSITDLHSSASAALSACPSFRSQERRRRRVMARERRLTNTILAILLAFIVTWTPYNVMSVIDAFHHIEIPHALWIAVYWLCYVNSTIKPCCYLLCNVTFRKTFCRLLSCRTRKRH, from the exons ATGGATTGGTTGGCGGACCCCGCCCTCAACGCCTCCACTTGGCACCGCCCCTCTGTGAACGCCTCATCCCAGTACCTAATCAGAGCGTACAGCACTGCCGAGCTGATCCTGGTTGTCATGGCAGCCGTCTCCCTGAGCATTCTGACCGTTGTCGGCAACACACTGGTCATCCTGTCCATCAAGGTGAACCGCCATCTGCGGACCGTCaacaactacttcctgttgagCCTGGCGGCCGCTGACTTGTTCATCGGCCTGCTGTCCATGAACGTGTACACGATGTACCTACTGCAGGGCCACTGGCCGCTGGGGGCCGCGCTCTGCGACACCTGGCTAGTCCTGGACCGTTGGGTGAGCAACGCATCAGTGCTAAACCTGCTGCTAATCTGTTTGGACCGCTACCTGTGCACAACATGGCCGCTCAGCTACCCGGTGCGGCGGACGGGCAGCGTGGCGGGCCTGATGATCGGCGGCGCCTGGCTGCTGTCATTCCTGCTTTGGGCGCCCGCCATCTTGAGCTGGCAGAGCGTCGGCGGCCGGCGGGTCATCCCGGACGGACTGTGCTACATCGACCTCCCGGAGGGCCCGGCCGTCATTCTGGGCATCACGCTGTTGTCCTTCTACCTGCCGGCGCTCGTCATGATCGGGTTGTACAGCCGAATATTGGCCGCCAGCTGCCGCAGGCTGACTTGTATTCAGGAGGAGCAGGGGACGCCCAAGACGGGGGGCCCGCCGGTGAAAGGCTTCACCTGGAAACGACGCAGCTCGATGGCCAGCAACCTGGGCTCGGATCTGTCTCTGAACCAGCGGGGAAGTCCGGCGAACAGCCGTAAACGCCTG ACTGGACCGTTTGTCTTTCCTGTTCTG CAGCCGCTCTCCCGGACCTCCTCATGTGCAGAGGGAGACGAAGACGCCTTATCGATCACCGACCTCCACAGCTCGGCCTCCGCGGCGCTGTCCGCCTGCCCCAGCTTCCGGTCCCAGGAGCGGAGGAGGCGGCGGGTGATGGCGCGGGAGAGGAGGCTGACCAACACCATCCTCGCCATCTTGTTGGCCTTCATCGTCACCTGGACGCCCTACAACGTCATGTCGGTCATCGACGCCTTTCATCACATCGAAATCCCCCACGCTCTGTGGATTGCCGTCTACTGGCTGTGCTACGTCAACAGCACCATCAAGCCCTGCTGCTACTTGCTGTGCAACGTCACGTTCCGGAAGACCTTCTGCCGCCTGCTGAGCTGCCGCACCCGGAAGCGGCATTAA
- the mdkb gene encoding midkine b isoform X1 yields the protein MESGDRGLRSVLKLLPSVLQNDQWRPLLDGGQTATPKESLNGHYWMRSLFSVTLLLLLALTLAVEANKRAKHHKGGKADKSRPASECTAAETQYGKCVPEHGDCGDGLREATCKDRTDKIHCRIPCNWKKDISDCKYKFGAWSSCDAGTNTKSRSGTLKRALFNADCQSTVKVSKPCSHKPKKTRGEKKSN from the exons ATGGAAAGTGGGGATAGGGGACTGCGTTCAGTTTTAAAGCTCCTCCCg TCTGTGCTTCAGAATGACcagtggcgccctctgctggatggcggccaaactgCAACACCAAAAGAAAGTCTAAACGGACATTATTG GATGCGAAGTTTGTTCTCAGtgacgctgctgctgctgctggctctcACGCTCGCCGTCGAGGCCAACAAACGAGCCAAACATCACAAAG GTGGGAAAGCTGATAAATCCCGACCGGCCTCTGAATGCACCGCGGCAGAGACCCAGTACGGGAAATGTGTGCCGGAACACGGAGACTGTGGAGACGGACTGAGGGAGGCGACGTGCAAAGATCGGACCGACAAGATCCACTGCAGGATCCCCTGCAACTGGAAGAAGGACATCA GCGACTGTAAGTACAAGTTCGGAGCGTGGAGTTCCTGCGACGCCGGGACCAACACCAAGAGCCGGTCAGGAACGCTGAAGAGAGCTCTGTTCAACGCCGACTGCCAGAGCACCGTCAAGGTGTCCAAGCCCTGCTCCCACAAACCCAAGAAGACCAGAG ggGAGAAGAAATCAAACTGA
- the mdkb gene encoding midkine b isoform X2: MRSLFSVTLLLLLALTLAVEANKRAKHHKGGKADKSRPASECTAAETQYGKCVPEHGDCGDGLREATCKDRTDKIHCRIPCNWKKDISDCKYKFGAWSSCDAGTNTKSRSGTLKRALFNADCQSTVKVSKPCSHKPKKTRGEKKSN; this comes from the exons ATGCGAAGTTTGTTCTCAGtgacgctgctgctgctgctggctctcACGCTCGCCGTCGAGGCCAACAAACGAGCCAAACATCACAAAG GTGGGAAAGCTGATAAATCCCGACCGGCCTCTGAATGCACCGCGGCAGAGACCCAGTACGGGAAATGTGTGCCGGAACACGGAGACTGTGGAGACGGACTGAGGGAGGCGACGTGCAAAGATCGGACCGACAAGATCCACTGCAGGATCCCCTGCAACTGGAAGAAGGACATCA GCGACTGTAAGTACAAGTTCGGAGCGTGGAGTTCCTGCGACGCCGGGACCAACACCAAGAGCCGGTCAGGAACGCTGAAGAGAGCTCTGTTCAACGCCGACTGCCAGAGCACCGTCAAGGTGTCCAAGCCCTGCTCCCACAAACCCAAGAAGACCAGAG ggGAGAAGAAATCAAACTGA
- the chrm4b gene encoding muscarinic acetylcholine receptor M2 isoform X3 — MPGLMVPVSAGSMDWLADPALNASTWHRPSVNASSQYLIRAYSTAELILVVMAAVSLSILTVVGNTLVILSIKVNRHLRTVNNYFLLSLAAADLFIGLLSMNVYTMYLLQGHWPLGAALCDTWLVLDRWVSNASVLNLLLICLDRYLCTTWPLSYPVRRTGSVAGLMIGGAWLLSFLLWAPAILSWQSVGGRRVIPDGLCYIDLPEGPAVILGITLLSFYLPALVMIGLYSRILAASCRRLTCIQEEQGTPKTGGPPVKGFTWKRRSSMASNLGSDLSLNQRGSPANSRKRLQPLSRTSSCAEGDEDALSITDLHSSASAALSACPSFRSQERRRRRVMARERRLTNTILAILLAFIVTWTPYNVMSVIDAFHHIEIPHALWIAVYWLCYVNSTIKPCCYLLCNVTFRKTFCRLLSCRTRKRH, encoded by the exons ATGCCTGGGCTCATGGTGCCTGTGTCAGCAGGAAGCATGGATTGGTTGGCGGACCCCGCCCTCAACGCCTCCACTTGGCACCGCCCCTCTGTGAACGCCTCATCCCAGTACCTAATCAGAGCGTACAGCACTGCCGAGCTGATCCTGGTTGTCATGGCAGCCGTCTCCCTGAGCATTCTGACCGTTGTCGGCAACACACTGGTCATCCTGTCCATCAAGGTGAACCGCCATCTGCGGACCGTCaacaactacttcctgttgagCCTGGCGGCCGCTGACTTGTTCATCGGCCTGCTGTCCATGAACGTGTACACGATGTACCTACTGCAGGGCCACTGGCCGCTGGGGGCCGCGCTCTGCGACACCTGGCTAGTCCTGGACCGTTGGGTGAGCAACGCATCAGTGCTAAACCTGCTGCTAATCTGTTTGGACCGCTACCTGTGCACAACATGGCCGCTCAGCTACCCGGTGCGGCGGACGGGCAGCGTGGCGGGCCTGATGATCGGCGGCGCCTGGCTGCTGTCATTCCTGCTTTGGGCGCCCGCCATCTTGAGCTGGCAGAGCGTCGGCGGCCGGCGGGTCATCCCGGACGGACTGTGCTACATCGACCTCCCGGAGGGCCCGGCCGTCATTCTGGGCATCACGCTGTTGTCCTTCTACCTGCCGGCGCTCGTCATGATCGGGTTGTACAGCCGAATATTGGCCGCCAGCTGCCGCAGGCTGACTTGTATTCAGGAGGAGCAGGGGACGCCCAAGACGGGGGGCCCGCCGGTGAAAGGCTTCACCTGGAAACGACGCAGCTCGATGGCCAGCAACCTGGGCTCGGATCTGTCTCTGAACCAGCGGGGAAGTCCGGCGAACAGCCGTAAACGCCTG CAGCCGCTCTCCCGGACCTCCTCATGTGCAGAGGGAGACGAAGACGCCTTATCGATCACCGACCTCCACAGCTCGGCCTCCGCGGCGCTGTCCGCCTGCCCCAGCTTCCGGTCCCAGGAGCGGAGGAGGCGGCGGGTGATGGCGCGGGAGAGGAGGCTGACCAACACCATCCTCGCCATCTTGTTGGCCTTCATCGTCACCTGGACGCCCTACAACGTCATGTCGGTCATCGACGCCTTTCATCACATCGAAATCCCCCACGCTCTGTGGATTGCCGTCTACTGGCTGTGCTACGTCAACAGCACCATCAAGCCCTGCTGCTACTTGCTGTGCAACGTCACGTTCCGGAAGACCTTCTGCCGCCTGCTGAGCTGCCGCACCCGGAAGCGGCATTAA
- the chrm4b gene encoding muscarinic acetylcholine receptor M2 isoform X4 yields the protein MPGLMVPVSAGSMDWLADPALNASTWHRPSVNASSQYLIRAYSTAELILVVMAAVSLSILTVVGNTLVILSIKVNRHLRTVNNYFLLSLAAADLFIGLLSMNVYTMYLLQGHWPLGAALCDTWLVLDRWVSNASVLNLLLICLDRYLCTTWPLSYPVRRTGSVAGLMIGGAWLLSFLLWAPAILSWQSVGGRRVIPDGLCYIDLPEGPAVILGITLLSFYLPALVMIGLYSRILAASCRRLTCIQEEQGTPKTGGPPVKGFTWKRRSSMASNLGSDLSLNQRGSPANSRKRLPLSRTSSCAEGDEDALSITDLHSSASAALSACPSFRSQERRRRRVMARERRLTNTILAILLAFIVTWTPYNVMSVIDAFHHIEIPHALWIAVYWLCYVNSTIKPCCYLLCNVTFRKTFCRLLSCRTRKRH from the exons ATGCCTGGGCTCATGGTGCCTGTGTCAGCAGGAAGCATGGATTGGTTGGCGGACCCCGCCCTCAACGCCTCCACTTGGCACCGCCCCTCTGTGAACGCCTCATCCCAGTACCTAATCAGAGCGTACAGCACTGCCGAGCTGATCCTGGTTGTCATGGCAGCCGTCTCCCTGAGCATTCTGACCGTTGTCGGCAACACACTGGTCATCCTGTCCATCAAGGTGAACCGCCATCTGCGGACCGTCaacaactacttcctgttgagCCTGGCGGCCGCTGACTTGTTCATCGGCCTGCTGTCCATGAACGTGTACACGATGTACCTACTGCAGGGCCACTGGCCGCTGGGGGCCGCGCTCTGCGACACCTGGCTAGTCCTGGACCGTTGGGTGAGCAACGCATCAGTGCTAAACCTGCTGCTAATCTGTTTGGACCGCTACCTGTGCACAACATGGCCGCTCAGCTACCCGGTGCGGCGGACGGGCAGCGTGGCGGGCCTGATGATCGGCGGCGCCTGGCTGCTGTCATTCCTGCTTTGGGCGCCCGCCATCTTGAGCTGGCAGAGCGTCGGCGGCCGGCGGGTCATCCCGGACGGACTGTGCTACATCGACCTCCCGGAGGGCCCGGCCGTCATTCTGGGCATCACGCTGTTGTCCTTCTACCTGCCGGCGCTCGTCATGATCGGGTTGTACAGCCGAATATTGGCCGCCAGCTGCCGCAGGCTGACTTGTATTCAGGAGGAGCAGGGGACGCCCAAGACGGGGGGCCCGCCGGTGAAAGGCTTCACCTGGAAACGACGCAGCTCGATGGCCAGCAACCTGGGCTCGGATCTGTCTCTGAACCAGCGGGGAAGTCCGGCGAACAGCCGTAAACGCCTG CCGCTCTCCCGGACCTCCTCATGTGCAGAGGGAGACGAAGACGCCTTATCGATCACCGACCTCCACAGCTCGGCCTCCGCGGCGCTGTCCGCCTGCCCCAGCTTCCGGTCCCAGGAGCGGAGGAGGCGGCGGGTGATGGCGCGGGAGAGGAGGCTGACCAACACCATCCTCGCCATCTTGTTGGCCTTCATCGTCACCTGGACGCCCTACAACGTCATGTCGGTCATCGACGCCTTTCATCACATCGAAATCCCCCACGCTCTGTGGATTGCCGTCTACTGGCTGTGCTACGTCAACAGCACCATCAAGCCCTGCTGCTACTTGCTGTGCAACGTCACGTTCCGGAAGACCTTCTGCCGCCTGCTGAGCTGCCGCACCCGGAAGCGGCATTAA